A DNA window from Pyrus communis chromosome 3, drPyrComm1.1, whole genome shotgun sequence contains the following coding sequences:
- the LOC137728459 gene encoding isocitrate dehydrogenase [NADP]-like, which translates to MEAFDKIKVTNPIVEMDGDEMTRVFWTWIKDKFIFPFLELDVKYFDLGILNRDATNDRVTIESAEATLKYNVAIKCATITPDETRVKEFDLKQIWRSPNKTIRNILNGTVFREPIICKNVLRLVPGWTMPICIGRHAFGDQYRATDAIIEGPGKLKLVFVPDGPNEKTEWEVYRFTGAGGIALSMYNTDESIRAFAEASMNTAYQKKWPLYLSTKNTILKKYDGRFKDIFQEVYEAHWRSRYEAAGIWYEHRLIDDMVAYALKSGGGYVWACKNYDGDVQSDFLAQGFGSPGLMTSMLVCPDGKAIEAEAAHGTVTRHYRVHQKGGETSTNSIASIFAWSQGLAHRAKLDGNARLLDFTEKLEASCVGTVETGKMTKDIALLIHGPKCCRESYFVGNFQMRFLFLYDKKFHGSCRVTRSQHLNTEDFIDAVADELRVRLSSRDKVVISDSTSKKR; encoded by the exons ATGGAGGCGTTCGACAAGATAAAGGTGACCAACCCAATTGTCGAAATGGACG GAGATGAAATGACTCGGGTGTTCTGGACATGGATAAAAGACAAG TTTATTTTTCCCTTCCTGGAGTTGGACGTCAAGTACTTTGACCTTGGGATTCTTAATCGTGATGCCACCAATGATAGAGTCACAATTGAAAGTGCCGAAGCTACGCTTAA GTACAATGTAGCAATAAAGTGTGCAACTATAACTCCAG ATGAAACTCGTGTGAAGGAGTTCGACTTGAAACAGATATGGAGGAGTCCAAACAAGACCATACGGAACATTTTAAACG GTACTGTTTTTAGAGAACCTATTATCTGCAAAAATGTTCTCCGTCTTGTTCCAG GTTGGACAATGCCAATATGCATCGGGAGACATGCTTTTGGTGATCAGTACCGAGCAACCGATGCAATCATAGAAGGACCTGGAAAACTTAAATTGGTTTTTG TACCTGATGGGCCCAATGAGAAGACAGAGTGGGAGGTTTACAGATTTACTGGCGCTGGAGGCATAGCTTTGTCCATGTATAACACGGACGAG TCTATCCGTGCTTTTGCTGAGGCTTCCATGAACACTGCGTACCAGAAAAAGTGGCCACTTTATCTTAGCACTAAAAATACTATTCTGAAGAAATATGATGGAAG ATTCAAGGACATCTTCCAGGAAGTTTATGAAGCTCATTGGAGATCAAGATATGAGGCTGCAGGGATTTG GTATGAGCATCGTCTTATTGACGACATGGTTGCTTATGCTCTCAAAAGTGGAGGAGGTTATGTTTGGGCATGCAAAAATTATGATGGGGATGTGCAAAGTGACTTCTTAGCCCAAG GTTTTGGATCTCCGGGGCTGATGACATCTATGCTG GTGTGCCCAGATGGAAAGGCCATCGAAGCTGAAGCAGCCCATGGTACAGTAACCCGCCATTACCGGGTCCACCAGAAAGGAGGCGAAACAAGCACAAACAGCATAGCTTCGATCTTTGCATGGTCACAAGGTCTTGCACACAG GGCAAAGTTAGATGGCAATGCCAGACTCTTAGATTTTACAGAGAAACTTGAAGCATCTTGCGTGGGAACTGTCGAAACTGGGAAGATGACCAAGGATATTGCACTCCTCATCcatggccctaagtgttgtcGAGAGTCGTATTTTGTTGGCAACTTTCAGATGCGTTTTCTGTTTCTGTATGACAAAAAGTTTCATGGTTCGTGTAGGGTAACTAGGTCTCAGCATCTGAATACCGAAGACTTCATTGACGCCGTGGCTGATGAGTTGAGAGTTAGATTGTCTAGCAGAGACAAAGTTGTAATCTCCGATTCAACAAGCAAAAAAAGGTGA
- the LOC137728461 gene encoding serine/threonine-protein kinase AGC1-7-like codes for MFLNFLSFGRFYALQVLLALEYLHMLGIVYRDLKPENVLVRDEGHIMLSDFDLSLRCSVNPTLVKSSSAHVSNGGAAGGGGGGGGILEDDLAVHGCMQPSNFFPRILPTKKNRKSKSDFGLSANGSLPELMAEPTNVRSMSFVGTHEYLAPEIIRGEGHGSAVDWWTFGIFLYELLHGTTPFKGQGNRAILFNVVGQPLKFPETPPVSVVARNLIGGLLVKEPHKRIAYKRGATEIKQHPFFEGVNWALVRCATPPHVPEPVDFSQYASKEANSADKKMTEVGSDKKNGSNDSSYVDFEYF; via the coding sequence ATGTTTCTTAACTTTTTATCCTTTGGCAGGTTTTATGCATTACAGGTTTTGTTAGCACTTGAGTATCTGCACATGCTAGGAATTGTGTACAGGGATTTAAAACCAGAAAATGTTCTAGTAAGAGACGAGGGTCATATCATGCTCTCAGACTTCGATCTCTCACTCCGTTGTTCTGTCAATCCTACACTAGTCAAGTCTTCATCTGCCCATGTAAGCAATGGTGGTGCTgccggtggtggtggtggtggcgggggCATTTTAGAGGATGACCTTGCTGTGCATGGTTGTATGCAGCCTTCCAATTTCTTTCCACGCATTTTACCTACCAAGAAAAACCGGAAATCCAAATCAGATTTTGGCCTTTCGGCAAATGGATCCCTCCCTGAACTGATGGCAGAGCCTACAAATGTGCGTTCCATGTCATTTGTTGGAACACACGAATATCTAGCCCCAGAGATTATTCGCGGAGAGGGCCATGGTAGTGCAGTGGACTGGTGGACATTTGGTATCTTCTTATACGAGCTCTTACATGGGACAACCCCCTTCAAGGGTCAAGGAAATCGTGCCATTCTCTTCAACGTTGTAGGCCAGCCTCTGAAATTCCCAGAAACACCACCAGTAAGTGTTGTGGCACGTAATCTCATAGGAGGACTCTTGGTGAAAGAACCACATAAACGAATTGCGTACAAAAGGGGTGCCACAGAAATAAAGCAACACCCATTTTTCGAGGGAGTGAACTGGGCTCTTGTGAGATGTGCCACGCCTCCCCATGTTCCTGAACCGGTAGACTTTTCACAATATGCCAGCAAGGAGGCGAACTCTGCAGACAAAAAGATGACAGAGGTGGGAAGTGATAAGAAGAACGGTAGTAATGATTCATCGTATGTAGATTTTGAGTACTTCTAG
- the LOC137729952 gene encoding serine/threonine-protein kinase AGC1-7-like: protein MEFQVKSGANSSNDKVNCPKNVDRIGKFNASSTNNPSGGPQKVDQVSKGTELSTKTTAETTTNNRPFPSPMAPANSELLTTSTGRATGGMKSSNSVTNLTQMSGSSSRSDSLESSSSTPLRPHTGGDVRWDAINMVSKGSPLNLSHFRLLKRLGYGDIGSVYLVELRGTNTFFAMKVMDKASLASRNKLLRAQTEREILGLLDHPFLPTLYSYFETDKFYCLVMEYCSGGNLHSLRQKQPNKHFTEEASRFYASQVLLALEYLHMLGIVYRDLKPENVLVRDEGHIMLSDFDLSLRCSVNPTLVKSSSAHVSNGGAAGGGGGGGGILDNDLAVHGCMQPSNFFPRILPTKKNRKSKSDFGLSANGSLPELMAEPTNVRSMSFVGTHEYLAPEIIRGEGHGSAVDWWTFGIFLYELLHGTTPFKGQGNRATLFNVVGQPLKFPETPPVSVVARNLIRGLLVKEPHKRIAYKRGATEIKQHPFFEGVNWALVRCATPPHVPEPVDFSQYASKEANSADKKMTDVGSDKKNGSNDSSYVDFEYF from the exons ATGGAATTTCAGGTCAAGAGTGGTGCCAATTCATCAAATGATAAGGTTAACTGCCCCAAAAATGTGGATAGAATAGGAAAGTTTAATGCCAGTTCAACTAATAATCCATCAGGTGGACCTCAGAAAGTGGATCAAGTTTCCAAAGGAACAGAACTCAGTACTAAGACTACAGCTGAGACAACCACCAACAATCGTCCATTTCCAAGCCCAATGGCACCTGCAAATTCTGAACTTCTAACCACTTCAACAGGAAGGGCTACAGGAGGTATGAAAAGTAGCAATTCTGTCACCAACCTTACCCAAATGAGCGGCAGTAGCTCCCGCTCTGACAGCTTAGAGAGCTCCTCCAGTACACCCCTCAGGCCTCATACTGGTGGTGATGTGCGGTGGGATGCCATTAACATGGTCTCTAAAGGTTCCCCACTTAATCTTAGCCATTTTCGGCTTCTCAAGCGCCTAGGATATGGAGATATTGGCAGTGTCTATCTTGTTGAACTCAGAGGAACAAACACGTTTTTTGCCATGAAGGTCATGGACAAGGCATCTCTTGCTAGTAGAAACAAGCTGTTGCGAGCACAGACAGAAAGAGAGATACTTGGACTTCTTGACCACCCATTCTTGCCCACTCTCTATTCTTACTTTGAAACTGATAAGTTCTATTGCTTGGTCATGGAGTACTGTAGTGGAGGTAATCTACACTCTCTTCGGCAGAAGCAACCAAACAAGCATTTTACAGAGGAAGCTTCACG GTTTTATGCATCACAGGTTTTGTTAGCACTTGAGTATCTGCACATGCTAGGAATTGTGTACAGGGATTTAAAACCAGAAAATGTTCTAGTCAGAGACGAGGGTCATATCATGCTCTCAGACTTCGATCTCTCACTCCGCTGTTCTGTCAATCCTACACTAGTCAAGTCTTCATCTGCCCATGTAAGCAATGGTGGTGCTgccggtggtggtggtggtggcgggggCATTTTAGACAATGACCTTGCTGTGCATGGTTGTATGCAGCCTTCCAATTTCTTTCCACGCATTTTACCTACCAAGAAAAACCGGAAATCCAAATCAGATTTTGGCCTTTCAGCTAATGGATCCCTCCCTGAACTAATGGCAGAGCCTACAAATGTGCGTTCCATGTCATTTGTTGGAACACACGAATATCTAGCCCCAGAGATTATTCGCGGAGAGGGCCATGGTAGTGCAGTGGACTGGTGGACATTTGGTATCTTCTTATACGAGCTCTTACATGGGACAACCCCCTTCAAAGGTCAAGGAAATCGTGCCACGCTCTTCAACGTTGTAGGCCAGCCTCTGAAATTCCCAGAAACACCACCAGTAAGTGTTGTGGCGCGTAATCTCATACGAGGACTCTTGGTGAAAGAACCACATAAACGAATTGCGTACAAAAGGGGTGCCACAGAAATAAAGCAACACCCATTTTTCGAGGGAGTGAACTGGGCTCTGGTGAGATGTGCCACGCCTCCCCATGTTCCTGAACCGGTAGACTTTTCACAATATGCCAGCAAGGAGGCGAACTCTGCAGACAAAAAGATGACAGATGTGGGAAGTGATAAGAAGAACGGTAGTAATGATTCATCTTATGTAGATTTTGAGTACTTCTAG
- the LOC137728460 gene encoding pentatricopeptide repeat-containing protein At2g26790, mitochondrial-like, whose product MQFCTAYIEGLCTNHRPDLGYQVLQSCNGENVLIDVYAYNAVIRGFCNEVKFDEAESVFLDMEKRGLVPDSYTYSAMICGYCKSSKLSKDLALHNDMESKGVKTNCVIVSLILQCMCKMGMPSEAVDQFREYKSLGIYLDEVLYDIAVDASCKLGKMDQALEFLEEMKCKHMVLYIMHYTTLIKGYCLQGNVAEAVSLLKEMKEKGLKPDIPTYNVLAAGFCRNGLGAEALDLLDYMEAHGFKPDSVTHNMIIENLCIGGKVKEAEGFLNSLEYKNVDTYSAMVSAYCEANHTKEAYELLIRLAKQGTLVKQGVCFKVFSKLCIENDNDRAILLLKAMLALNVDPKRIMYNKVIASLCQAGEVKKARWVFDSLVERGLTPDVITYTMMMNSYCKVDCLEEAHDLFHDMKKRGIQPDIITYTVLLDGFPKRNLRRVNSSRDASGDKEETFDACTVWSETKEMEIRPHVICYTVLIDRQCKTDNFQDAIALFDEMMNRGLEPDTVTYTALLAGCCRRGDVDRAVTLANEMSSKGMLPNARILAILQHGILKATKVQFRK is encoded by the exons ATGCAGTTCTGCACAGCATATATTGAAGGGCTTTGCACCAATCACAGGCCGGATTTAGGGTACCAAGTGCTCCAATCATGCAATGGGGAAAATGTCCTTATCGATGTGTATGCTTATAACGCTGTCATTCGTGGGTTCTGCAATGAGGTGAAGTTCGATGAAGCTGAAAGCGTCTTTCTTGACATGGAAAAGCGAGGGCTGGTCCCTGA ttcATATACCTACAGTGCAATGATCTGTGGCTACTGCAAGAGTTCCAAGTTGTCAAAAGATTTGGCTCTCCATAATGACATGGAGTCAAAGGGTGTCAAAACAAATTGTGTGATTGTTAGTTTGATTCTTCAGTGTATGTGTAAGATGGGCATGCCTTCTGAAGCGGTGGATCAGTTTAGAGAATATAAGAGCTTAGGTATCTATCTTGATGAGGTTTTGTACGATATCGCAGTGGATGCTTCGTGCAAGCTGGGGAAAATGGACCAAGCCTTAGAATTTCTTGAAGAGATGAAGTGTAAGCATATGGTTTTATATATTATGCATTACACAACATTGATCAAAGGCTACTGTCTCCAAGGGAATGTTGCTGAGGCCGTAAGTCTGTTGaaggaaatgaaggaaaagGGTCTGAAGCCAGACATCCCTACTTACAATGTACTTGCTGCTGGGTTTTGTAGAAATGGCCTGGGAGCCGAGGCGCTTGACCTTTTGGATTATATGGAGGCACATGGTTTTAAACCAGACTCTGTTACACACAACATGATAATTGAAAATTTATGCATCGGAGGAAAAGTCAAAGAAGCTGAAGGTTTTCTAAACAGTTTGGAATATAAGAATGTAGATACCTATTCTGCCATGGTCAGCGCGTACTGTGAAGCCAACCATACAAAAGAGGCCTATGAACTTCTTATTAGGTTGGCAAAGCAAGGAACTCTAGTTAAACAAGGCGTTTGCTTTAAAGTATTCAGTAAACTTTGTATAGAAAATGATAATGACAGAGCTATTTTGTTGCTTAAGGCAATGTTGGCGTTAAATGTGGATCCTAAAAGAATTATGTACAACAAAGTCATTGCTTCTCTCTGCCAGGCTGGAGAGGTGAAAAAGGCCCGTTGGGTTTTTGATTCTTTGGTTGAGAGAGGGTTAACTCCTGATGTGATTACCTACACAATGATGATGAATAGCTACTGCAAGGTGGATTGTTTGGAAGAAGCCCATGATCTTTTCCATGATATGAAAAAGAGAGGGATTCAACCTGATATCATCACTTACACAGTTTTGCTCGATGGTTTTCCCAAAAGAAATTTAAGAAGGGTTAATTCCTCTCGAGATGCAAGTGGAGATAAGGAAGAAACTTTTGATGCTTGTACTGTTTGGAGTGAGACGAAGGAAATGGAAATAAGACCCCATGTAATTTGTTATACTGTTTTGATAGACAGGCAATGTAAAACCGACAACTTTCAGGATGCTATTGCGCtttttgatgaaatgatgaacagAGGATTAGAGCCTGATACAGTGACATACACAGCACTTCTGGCTGGCTGTTGTAGGAGGGGAGATGTGGATAGGGCTGTAACACTCGCTAATGAGATGTCCTCTAAGGGAATGCTGCCAAATGCCCGGATACTTGCGATTCTACAACATGGAATCCTAAAAGCCACGAAAGTGCAGTTTCGGAAGTAA
- the LOC137729525 gene encoding isocitrate dehydrogenase [NADP]-like, which translates to MVAYALKSEGGYVWACKNYDGDVQSDFLARGFGSLGLMTFILVCPDGKTIEAEAAHGTVTHHYRVHQKGGETSTNSIASIFAWSRGLAHRQS; encoded by the exons ATGGTTGCTTATGCTCTCAAAAGTGAAGGAGGTTATGTTTGGGCATGCAAAAATTATGATGGGGATGTGCAAAGTGACTTCTTAGCCCGAG GTTTTGGATCTCTGGGGCTGATGACATTTATACTG GTGTGCCCAGATGGAAAGACCATCGAAGCTGAAGCAGCCCATGGTACAGTAACCCATCATTACCGGGTCCACCAGAAAGGAGGCGAAACAAGCACAAACAGCATAGCTTCGATCTTTGCATGGTCACGAGGTCTTGCACACAG GCAAAGTTAG